The genomic region GACCATGAACTACACTTACCGAATCTATCCAGATGCCTTGCAGCAGACTGAACTGCGGTCGTGGCTTGAGACGTGCCGAGGCATATATAACTACGCGTTGCGCGAACTCAAAGACTGGATTGCTTCGCGTAAGTGTTCGGTAGACCGATGCTCGCTGGAAAAGGAATACATCATTCCCGCCAATGAGCCATTCCCGTCCTACCACCGTCAGCAGAACAACCTGCCCAAAGCAAAGAAGCAATTCCCGCATCTGGGTAAGGTACATTCTCAGGTGTTGCAGACCACGATTCGCAGACTGCACGATACCTGGGAAGCCTTTAAGAAACGGGGACATGGATTCCCTCGTTTCAAAAAGTTCGGTCAATTCAAATCCTTTGTGTTTCCCCAGTTCAAGAACAATCCCATCAATGGCTTCACAATCAAGTTGCCAAAGTTAGGGGCAGTACCCATCAACCTGCATCCCCCCTTCGCCCCCCTTTGAAAGGGGGGCGAAGGGGGGATGCAGGTAAGGGTACTGTCCAGGGTACGGGGGACGCAATGGTATGTTGTCGTCACCCTTGAATCGGATATATCGGTTCCCGATGTCCCGGTTCATGGTCGGGCGATCGGGATTGACCTGGGATTGCAGCGATTCTTGACCGCTTCCGATCGCTCTTTCCAAGAACGCCCTAAGTTTTTCAAGTCGATGCAACGCAAGCTGAAATTGCTGCAACGCAGAGCGGCACGAAAACAGAAGGGTTCTCAAAATTGGGAGAAAGCACAAGTCGAAGTGGCTAGAATGCACCACCGAATTGCGAACCGTCGTAAAGATTTCCATCTGAAAACGGCTCATCAGCTTTGCGACCGGGCGCAAACTATCTTTGCAGAAGACCTCAACGTCAAAGGCTTGACGCGAGGAATGCTGCGAAAAGATTGTGTTGATGCTGCTTTCGGGCAGTTCTTGTCTCTGACGGAATGGGTGTGCTGGAAGCGTGGGGTCTACTTTGCTAAAGTCAATCCCAACGGCACCAGTCAAACCTGCCCCAACTGTTTTGCTACGGTGAGCAAAGGGTTGGAAGTCAGAGAGCATCATTGTCCTGAGTGTGGGTATCGAACGCATCGCGATACGCCTTCGGCGTCGCTACGCGAACGTGCTGCAGCCGAGATGGTTTTGCATCGTGGACTAGAAAACGTAGTAACCCAGGGACTCTGGGGAATGGAAACCGCCTGTCAAGTCGGTCTGTCGGGGGTCTATGACCTAGATAAGTGGCGTGGGGCCCGAATACCCAATCGTGAGGCTGGGAAGCCCGCGCTGTAATCTTTGATTCAGCGTCGGGAGGATGTCACCTTCTGGACTGTAGGGAGGTTGAAAGATTGAACCCTTTGCCAACGATCGCGGCATCGAACCCCTCAAGCTCCCTCGTTCCGATAAAACTGGCGATCGCTCGATCCGGGGCATCGATCGCCCAAACCCGTCAAATCGTCAGCTTACTCTACCCATAGTGCAACTCGTGCGTTTTGG from Oxynema aestuarii AP17 harbors:
- a CDS encoding RNA-guided endonuclease InsQ/TnpB family protein, with translation MLTMNYTYRIYPDALQQTELRSWLETCRGIYNYALRELKDWIASRKCSVDRCSLEKEYIIPANEPFPSYHRQQNNLPKAKKQFPHLGKVHSQVLQTTIRRLHDTWEAFKKRGHGFPRFKKFGQFKSFVFPQFKNNPINGFTIKLPKLGAVPINLHPPFAPL
- a CDS encoding RNA-guided endonuclease InsQ/TnpB family protein — encoded protein: MQVRVLSRVRGTQWYVVVTLESDISVPDVPVHGRAIGIDLGLQRFLTASDRSFQERPKFFKSMQRKLKLLQRRAARKQKGSQNWEKAQVEVARMHHRIANRRKDFHLKTAHQLCDRAQTIFAEDLNVKGLTRGMLRKDCVDAAFGQFLSLTEWVCWKRGVYFAKVNPNGTSQTCPNCFATVSKGLEVREHHCPECGYRTHRDTPSASLRERAAAEMVLHRGLENVVTQGLWGMETACQVGLSGVYDLDKWRGARIPNREAGKPAL